From the genome of Blautia pseudococcoides, one region includes:
- the eno gene encoding phosphopyruvate hydratase, with protein sequence MYRYLPIRKVYAREVLDSRGNPTVEVEVTVGEGIVGKDGVTGRAIVPSGASTGRFEAVELRDGEKRYRGLGVQKAVNNVNVKLADAVLGENALRQCHIDSLLLEADGTDNKEHIGANAVLGVSLAVAKAAAKALKLPLYQYLGGCHAKRMPVPMMNILNGGKHADNTVDFQEFMIMPVGTESFHEGLRMCTEIYQALKKILKDKDLSTGVGDEGGFAPNLSSAQEVFEILNQAVEKCGYAPGEQICYAMDAAASELYDQEKDSYYFPGESQMSGSEIQRSSREMVEYYRELLDQFPIVSIEDGLNEDDWDGWQLMTQELGEKVQLVGDDLFVTNVKRLKCGIKLNAGNAILVKVNQIGTLTEAMDAVEMAQKAGYRAVISHRSGESEDTFIADLAVAVNAGQIKTGAPCRSERTAKYNRLLRIEDSLDAQACYETPFER encoded by the coding sequence ATGTATCGTTATTTACCAATACGAAAGGTATACGCCAGAGAAGTATTAGACTCCAGAGGAAATCCGACCGTGGAAGTTGAAGTGACAGTCGGTGAAGGAATAGTGGGAAAAGACGGGGTGACAGGCAGGGCAATCGTTCCTTCCGGTGCATCCACGGGAAGATTTGAAGCTGTGGAGCTGAGAGACGGAGAAAAGAGGTACCGAGGCCTGGGTGTCCAGAAGGCCGTGAACAATGTCAATGTAAAACTGGCAGATGCGGTTCTGGGAGAAAATGCTTTGAGGCAGTGCCATATTGACAGCCTTCTTCTGGAGGCAGACGGAACAGACAACAAAGAGCATATAGGCGCCAATGCGGTTCTGGGCGTATCACTGGCTGTAGCAAAGGCGGCTGCCAAAGCGCTGAAGCTTCCTCTCTATCAATATCTGGGAGGCTGCCATGCAAAAAGAATGCCAGTACCTATGATGAACATTTTAAATGGTGGAAAACATGCAGATAATACGGTAGATTTTCAGGAATTTATGATCATGCCCGTGGGAACAGAAAGTTTTCATGAAGGGCTGCGCATGTGTACTGAGATTTATCAGGCATTGAAAAAAATACTGAAAGATAAAGATCTGTCTACAGGTGTAGGCGATGAGGGTGGTTTTGCACCAAATTTAAGCAGTGCCCAGGAAGTTTTTGAAATCCTGAATCAGGCTGTGGAAAAGTGCGGATATGCACCGGGAGAACAAATCTGTTATGCCATGGATGCTGCAGCAAGCGAACTGTATGACCAGGAAAAAGACAGTTATTATTTCCCTGGAGAATCCCAGATGAGCGGCAGTGAAATACAGAGGAGTTCCAGGGAGATGGTGGAATACTACAGGGAACTGCTGGATCAGTTTCCCATTGTTTCGATCGAAGACGGTTTAAATGAAGATGACTGGGATGGATGGCAGCTCATGACCCAGGAACTGGGTGAAAAAGTACAGCTTGTGGGAGACGATCTGTTTGTCACAAATGTTAAAAGGCTTAAATGCGGTATAAAGCTAAATGCGGGAAATGCCATACTTGTCAAGGTAAATCAGATCGGTACACTGACAGAGGCCATGGATGCTGTGGAGATGGCACAGAAAGCAGGGTACAGAGCAGTGATCTCACACCGTTCCGGTGAGAGTGAAGATACGTTTATCGCTGATTTGGCGGTAGCAGTGAATGCAGGACAGATCAAAACAGGGGCCCCGTGCCGCTCAGAACGTACAGCAAAATATAACAGGCTTCTTAGAATTGAGGATTCTCTCGACGCACAGGCCTGCTACGAGACACCATTTGAGAGATAA
- the secG gene encoding preprotein translocase subunit SecG — MEILRIVLTILFVIDCIGLTVIILMQEGKSQGLGTIAGMADTYWGKNKGRSMEGALVKATKIMGILFFVLALVLNLKF, encoded by the coding sequence ATGGAAATTTTGAGAATTGTACTGACGATTTTGTTCGTTATTGATTGTATTGGGTTGACCGTTATTATTCTGATGCAGGAAGGAAAATCTCAGGGACTGGGCACAATTGCTGGTATGGCTGATACCTATTGGGGTAAAAACAAGGGCCGTTCCATGGAAGGGGCACTGGTAAAAGCCACAAAAATCATGGGGATTTTGTTCTTCGTTCTGGCACTGGTTTTGAATCTGAAATTTTAA
- the rnr gene encoding ribonuclease R — MKKNAQVKKRRKMLYEIMCCKEYTPMRAKDLAVLLQIPAGKRDELHKTLDMLLEEGKISINKRGRYEAVRKESVKKEKEPTREYEKKNRGKREFYLTGTFVGNAKGFGFVEVEGEAEDIYIPEEHTGDALHKDTVQVRILKEERDGRRREGAVVKVLERGMKEVVGTYEKSDSFGFLVPDNRKFSRDIFIPMEHSMGAVSGDKVIASIRNYGTRSRNPEGKVKEILGHQGEKGVDVMSVARSYDLPMEFPEKVLNQAERIKEILNEGDYYGRMDLRDWTMVTIDGEDAKDLDDAVSVTKEGEFYHLGVHIADVSNYVQYNSAIDREALKRGTSVYLVDRVIPMLPKKLSNGICSLNAGEDRLALSCLMDIDKKGNVIGHKIAETVIHVDRRMTYTNVKKILLHEDEEVTREYAELAPMFFLMQELSGILRKRRGKRGAIDFDFPESKIKLDENGRPTEIYSYEQNVATEIIEDFMLLANETVAEEYYFRDIPFVYRTHDDPDPEKMEAVLSMVRGTGIKVKKAKQEIHPKEVQRILDEIEGRDCEPFFSRLLLRSMKQAKYTTDCSGHFGLAARYYCHFTSPIRRYPDLQIHRIIKETIHGRMTQEKKKHYADFLDAVANQSSTLERRAEEVERETVKMKKAEYMAAHLGEIFEGTISGVMEWGLYVELSNTVEGLVHVNTLTDDYYVFDREHYSLTGETTKRQYVMGQKIKIRVENADIVTKTVDFSPVTGESEEMVRGKE, encoded by the coding sequence TTGAAAAAAAATGCACAAGTAAAAAAACGCAGAAAGATGCTGTATGAGATCATGTGCTGCAAAGAGTATACGCCCATGCGGGCAAAGGACCTGGCAGTGCTTCTGCAGATTCCGGCAGGAAAAAGGGATGAGCTTCATAAAACCCTGGACATGCTGCTGGAGGAAGGCAAAATAAGCATCAACAAGCGGGGCCGCTATGAGGCGGTGAGAAAAGAAAGCGTGAAGAAAGAAAAAGAACCTACCCGTGAATATGAAAAAAAGAATAGAGGAAAACGGGAATTCTATCTGACTGGAACTTTTGTGGGCAATGCCAAGGGGTTTGGCTTTGTGGAAGTGGAAGGTGAGGCGGAAGATATTTATATTCCGGAGGAACACACTGGCGACGCGCTCCACAAGGACACCGTGCAGGTGCGTATCTTAAAAGAGGAGCGTGACGGACGCCGCAGGGAAGGCGCAGTGGTCAAGGTTTTGGAACGTGGAATGAAAGAGGTTGTGGGCACATATGAGAAAAGTGACAGCTTCGGCTTTCTGGTTCCTGACAACAGAAAATTCTCCAGGGATATCTTTATTCCCATGGAACATTCTATGGGGGCTGTCAGCGGTGATAAGGTGATTGCGTCTATCCGTAATTATGGCACCAGAAGCAGGAATCCGGAAGGGAAAGTAAAAGAGATCCTGGGACATCAGGGCGAAAAAGGCGTGGATGTTATGTCAGTGGCCAGAAGTTATGACCTGCCCATGGAATTTCCGGAAAAGGTATTGAACCAGGCGGAGAGAATCAAAGAAATCCTCAATGAGGGGGACTATTACGGACGCATGGATTTGAGAGACTGGACCATGGTGACCATTGACGGTGAAGATGCAAAAGACCTGGATGACGCGGTCTCTGTTACCAAGGAAGGGGAGTTTTACCATCTGGGAGTGCATATTGCAGATGTAAGTAATTATGTGCAGTACAACAGCGCGATTGACAGAGAGGCATTGAAAAGAGGCACTAGTGTCTACCTGGTTGACAGGGTCATTCCCATGCTGCCAAAGAAACTGTCCAATGGTATCTGTTCCCTGAATGCCGGTGAAGACCGCCTGGCACTGAGCTGTCTGATGGATATTGATAAAAAGGGCAATGTGATCGGCCATAAGATCGCCGAGACAGTCATCCATGTGGACAGGCGTATGACGTATACAAATGTGAAAAAGATCCTTCTTCATGAAGATGAGGAGGTTACCAGGGAATACGCGGAGCTGGCGCCCATGTTCTTTCTCATGCAGGAACTGTCAGGAATTTTGAGAAAGAGAAGAGGAAAGCGGGGAGCCATTGATTTTGATTTTCCGGAAAGCAAGATCAAACTGGATGAGAATGGCAGGCCCACGGAGATATATTCTTATGAACAGAACGTGGCCACGGAGATCATCGAAGATTTTATGCTGCTGGCAAACGAGACGGTTGCGGAAGAGTATTATTTCAGGGATATTCCGTTTGTATACAGAACACATGATGATCCGGACCCTGAAAAGATGGAAGCAGTGCTTAGCATGGTACGCGGAACGGGAATTAAAGTGAAAAAGGCAAAACAGGAGATACACCCAAAAGAAGTACAGCGTATTCTGGATGAGATTGAGGGGAGGGACTGTGAGCCGTTCTTTTCCAGACTCCTTCTGCGCTCTATGAAACAAGCAAAATACACCACAGACTGCAGCGGGCATTTTGGACTGGCGGCCAGATATTACTGCCATTTCACTTCCCCTATCAGGAGATATCCTGACCTGCAGATACACCGGATCATCAAAGAGACCATTCACGGAAGGATGACCCAGGAGAAGAAAAAGCATTATGCTGATTTTTTGGATGCAGTGGCCAACCAGTCCAGTACCCTGGAGCGCAGGGCAGAGGAAGTGGAACGGGAAACGGTGAAAATGAAGAAGGCAGAATATATGGCAGCCCATCTGGGAGAGATCTTTGAGGGGACCATATCCGGTGTTATGGAGTGGGGACTATATGTGGAGCTTTCCAATACTGTGGAAGGGCTGGTACATGTCAACACCCTGACAGATGACTATTATGTCTTTGACAGGGAACATTACAGTCTGACCGGTGAAACCACCAAGAGACAATATGTTATGGGACAAAAGATAAAGATACGGGTAGAGAATGCGGATATTGTCACAAAGACGGTGGATTTTTCGCCAGTAACCGGGGAGAGTGAAGAAATGGTGAGAGGAAAGGAATAA
- the smpB gene encoding SsrA-binding protein SmpB, whose protein sequence is MGKESGIRLIANNKKAYHDYFIEDTYEAGIELAGTEVKSMRMGKCSIKESFIQIDRGEVFVYGMHISPYEKGNIFNKDPLRTRKLLLHQYEIRKIAGKIAEKGYTLVPLKVYFKGSLVKVEIGIAKGKKLYDKRQDIAKKDQKREAEREFKVKNL, encoded by the coding sequence ATGGGAAAAGAATCAGGGATTCGTCTGATCGCAAACAACAAAAAAGCTTATCATGATTATTTTATAGAGGATACCTATGAGGCGGGGATCGAGCTTGCAGGCACAGAGGTAAAGTCCATGCGCATGGGAAAATGCAGCATCAAGGAATCTTTTATCCAGATTGACCGGGGTGAGGTCTTTGTTTATGGCATGCATATCAGTCCTTATGAGAAGGGAAATATTTTTAATAAAGACCCTCTCAGAACCAGAAAACTTTTGCTGCATCAGTATGAAATACGCAAGATCGCGGGAAAAATAGCAGAGAAAGGATATACTCTGGTACCGCTTAAAGTTTACTTTAAAGGCAGCCTTGTGAAAGTGGAGATCGGAATCGCAAAAGGCAAGAAGCTGTACGATAAGAGACAGGATATTGCCAAGAAGGACCAGAAAAGAGAAGCTGAGCGGGAATTCAAAGTAAAGAACCTGTAA
- a CDS encoding M3 family oligoendopeptidase: MKFCDMPYERIVFDKVKEELLGLMEAFKMAKSAQEQFEIHKKYYRLSDKVSTQVTLASIRHSMDTTDAFYEKEKAYYDEQVPAYSNLSVEYLKLLYHSLYREELEQIIGPVAFKNMELSFRSVSESVIPLMQEENALVTEYEKLLAGAKIDWDGETLNLSLLGPYLKHKDPKVRRKAYEKQNAFFMSIGDRLDELYDKLVKNRALQAKELGFETYTELGYLRMQRNSYQREQVENLRRQVKEVFVPFAESLYEQRRKRLGLTKMYFSDEQVYGTEGNPQPFGTPEEILEAGQKMYGELSKETREFFDFMIENELLDVFGRKTKAVGGYMTYIPDYKSPFIFANFNGTSDDVNVITHECGHAFQGYLASEDLIREHADIGMETAEIHSMSMEFFAEPWYSLFFAGEEAKAYQEMHLEDAVLFIPYGCMVDEFQHRIYDKPDMTPAERKSVWKELEHVYKPHLDYGSLQFYADGGYWQRQHHIYSFPLYYIDYVIAQLCAFEYKNKMQENYEEAWKSYLKLCRLSASDYFENLLQKAGLRSPFEDGCIQEIVDKLRKDIFR, from the coding sequence ATGAAATTTTGTGACATGCCCTATGAGAGAATTGTTTTTGATAAGGTAAAAGAGGAACTGCTGGGACTGATGGAGGCCTTTAAAATGGCGAAAAGCGCACAGGAACAGTTTGAAATCCATAAAAAGTATTATCGGCTCTCAGATAAAGTGTCCACACAGGTGACCCTGGCATCCATCCGGCACAGTATGGATACCACAGATGCTTTTTATGAAAAAGAAAAGGCTTATTATGATGAGCAGGTTCCTGCCTACAGCAACTTGTCTGTGGAATATTTGAAACTGTTGTATCATTCTTTGTACCGGGAGGAACTGGAGCAGATAATCGGGCCTGTGGCTTTTAAAAATATGGAACTTTCCTTCCGCTCTGTGAGTGAATCGGTGATTCCCCTCATGCAGGAGGAAAATGCCCTGGTGACAGAATATGAAAAACTGCTGGCCGGTGCAAAAATAGACTGGGATGGGGAGACTTTAAATCTGTCTCTGTTAGGTCCTTACCTCAAGCACAAAGACCCCAAAGTCCGCAGAAAGGCCTATGAAAAACAGAATGCATTTTTTATGAGTATTGGGGACCGGTTGGATGAACTGTATGATAAGCTGGTAAAGAACAGGGCGCTTCAGGCAAAAGAGCTGGGATTTGAAACCTATACAGAACTGGGATATCTGCGCATGCAGAGGAACAGTTACCAGAGAGAACAGGTGGAGAATTTAAGGCGGCAGGTAAAGGAAGTATTTGTTCCGTTCGCGGAAAGCCTGTATGAGCAGAGGAGAAAGCGTCTGGGGCTTACAAAGATGTATTTTTCAGATGAGCAGGTGTATGGAACGGAAGGGAATCCCCAGCCTTTTGGTACACCGGAAGAGATTCTGGAAGCCGGACAGAAAATGTACGGGGAGCTTTCCAAAGAGACCAGAGAATTCTTTGATTTTATGATAGAGAATGAATTGCTGGATGTGTTTGGAAGAAAGACAAAAGCAGTAGGCGGATATATGACATATATACCGGACTATAAGTCTCCGTTCATTTTTGCCAACTTTAACGGAACCAGTGATGATGTGAATGTGATCACCCATGAGTGTGGTCATGCGTTTCAGGGATATCTGGCATCCGAAGACCTCATTCGTGAACACGCAGATATCGGCATGGAGACTGCAGAGATCCATTCCATGTCTATGGAATTCTTTGCAGAGCCCTGGTATTCACTGTTTTTTGCAGGAGAAGAGGCAAAGGCATATCAGGAAATGCATCTGGAGGATGCGGTTCTATTTATCCCGTACGGATGCATGGTGGATGAATTCCAGCACCGGATTTATGACAAACCGGATATGACGCCGGCTGAAAGAAAATCCGTCTGGAAGGAACTGGAACATGTCTATAAGCCTCATTTGGATTACGGCAGCCTGCAGTTCTATGCGGATGGAGGTTACTGGCAGAGACAGCATCATATATACAGTTTTCCTCTCTACTATATCGACTATGTGATCGCACAGCTCTGTGCCTTTGAATATAAAAATAAAATGCAGGAAAATTATGAGGAGGCTTGGAAGAGTTATTTAAAGCTCTGCAGACTATCAGCCTCAGATTATTTTGAAAATCTTCTTCAGAAAGCCGGTCTGCGTTCCCCCTTTGAGGATGGGTGTATCCAGGAAATAGTAGATAAATTAAGAAAAGATATTTTCAGATAA
- a CDS encoding ABC transporter permease produces the protein MTLLGIKFQLKNIRRDKMCILTFLLPILAGSAINLLSGIGFTSVSETAFAAVKGNLRPDTASWLQSIGRVETFENMGDLRIAVNEPSTQLIGVIQKGKDITAILSGDELEVNTVIGNTLPQLYKERIKLSSYERDIQPGKSNDSLKSLLTAITLVTALFMGCTFNAMNMISEKEEGIGFVNEVIPMTKMNYMVQKISLGYMGAVLSAVLTVLICTHIQSNMMLPLVLIIILSAFLAALVGLFIGHFSDGLMSGIVCIKIIMILFLAPPVLFYLILSKNSVLYTLTYLLPSSAAFYGILDLITGSARQIPKYICVLLFHCIVWLTVYLFINHRKSS, from the coding sequence ATGACATTGCTTGGAATAAAATTTCAGTTAAAAAACATTCGCCGGGACAAAATGTGTATTCTGACCTTTCTCCTTCCTATCCTGGCCGGATCAGCTATCAACCTGCTGTCAGGCATTGGCTTTACCTCTGTCAGTGAAACTGCTTTCGCTGCCGTCAAAGGAAATCTCAGACCTGATACTGCCTCTTGGCTTCAGAGCATAGGCCGGGTGGAAACTTTTGAGAACATGGGGGATCTGAGGATTGCAGTCAATGAACCCTCCACACAGCTTATTGGAGTAATACAAAAAGGAAAAGACATTACAGCTATTCTTTCCGGTGACGAACTGGAAGTAAATACTGTTATAGGAAATACCCTCCCACAGCTATATAAGGAGCGCATAAAACTGTCCTCATATGAAAGGGATATTCAGCCGGGCAAAAGCAATGATAGTTTAAAATCACTTTTGACCGCCATTACATTGGTAACTGCACTGTTCATGGGGTGTACGTTCAATGCTATGAATATGATCAGTGAAAAAGAAGAAGGAATTGGATTTGTTAATGAAGTGATACCTATGACTAAGATGAACTATATGGTTCAGAAAATTTCTCTTGGGTATATGGGTGCCGTGCTGTCCGCTGTTCTCACAGTATTAATCTGTACACATATACAATCCAACATGATGCTCCCCTTGGTCTTGATCATTATTTTGTCCGCTTTCTTAGCTGCTCTTGTGGGATTATTCATTGGACACTTTTCAGATGGGCTTATGTCCGGGATTGTGTGTATCAAGATAATTATGATACTGTTTCTCGCACCTCCGGTGCTGTTTTATTTGATTCTTTCAAAAAACAGCGTTCTGTATACCTTAACGTATCTGCTGCCATCCAGTGCGGCTTTTTACGGAATTCTGGATCTCATAACCGGGTCTGCCAGACAAATACCAAAATACATCTGTGTGCTTCTGTTTCACTGCATTGTCTGGCTGACCGTATATCTTTTTATAAATCACCGCAAAAGTTCCTAG
- a CDS encoding ABC transporter permease, producing MGHALLSLVKKDLRLMMASKFFLLALGSLILYSCYIHLVYVRLDQGIYPVYLYDPHSLQSVAAPKTVKADTLKQLHEACSDGYSVGIDASGQIPRIYMVSSGLESTDNSRAAYAVSLLSSTDPTKAEIIGSHDKEMKSRREITCEFLFFELSAVGFLGLASTLYKEKQMGVIRVHSTLPVSRAAFILTKLTLFVLADLIFSVLLTLINLGPLEGFSVLPAVMVQAGILSAVMALTGFFSAICLQGFRQFSLLYLVFAVFITTPVFLAGQTGISWDWIVYHPMYHLFMAMKYAYFGVKPAGILYYTACTAAIILLFTAVRQALVREMAKEG from the coding sequence ATGGGACATGCTCTGTTGTCTTTGGTAAAAAAAGATCTGCGTCTGATGATGGCATCAAAGTTTTTCCTGCTGGCGCTTGGTTCCCTAATCCTCTATTCCTGCTATATTCATCTGGTCTATGTGCGCCTGGACCAGGGAATATACCCGGTATACCTCTATGATCCTCACAGCCTTCAATCTGTGGCCGCACCAAAAACCGTGAAAGCGGATACCCTAAAACAATTGCATGAGGCCTGTTCGGACGGCTATTCCGTGGGCATCGACGCTTCAGGCCAGATTCCGCGGATTTATATGGTATCTTCCGGTTTGGAGAGCACGGACAACAGCCGGGCGGCTTACGCAGTGTCACTGCTTTCTTCTACAGACCCAACAAAAGCTGAAATTATAGGATCTCATGACAAAGAGATGAAAAGCCGGCGGGAGATCACCTGCGAGTTTCTCTTTTTTGAATTGTCCGCTGTAGGTTTTCTTGGTCTTGCCTCAACACTTTACAAAGAAAAACAGATGGGTGTGATCCGGGTACACAGTACACTGCCGGTAAGCCGGGCAGCCTTTATTCTCACAAAACTGACACTCTTCGTTCTGGCAGACTTAATCTTCTCCGTTTTACTCACACTGATAAACCTGGGACCTTTGGAGGGATTTTCTGTACTGCCTGCAGTTATGGTCCAGGCAGGTATTCTTTCGGCTGTCATGGCACTTACAGGCTTCTTCTCCGCTATATGCCTGCAGGGTTTCCGACAATTTTCTCTTCTGTATCTTGTATTCGCCGTATTTATCACAACGCCTGTATTTCTCGCAGGACAGACGGGTATTTCCTGGGACTGGATCGTGTACCATCCTATGTATCACTTGTTTATGGCTATGAAATACGCATACTTCGGTGTAAAACCGGCGGGAATTCTTTACTATACTGCCTGTACAGCTGCCATTATCCTATTGTTTACAGCCGTTCGCCAGGCACTGGTTCGGGAAATGGCAAAGGAGGGATGA
- a CDS encoding ABC transporter ATP-binding protein — translation MIDVKDLRFSYKKARETLHGLTFSVTGGEIFGFLGPNGSGKSTTQKILTGILGGYHGKVLLFGQKPNEGQKDFRNEIGVLFEFPYLYTNLSALDNLNYFASFFPADKRRDAMELLEMLEFKKDFLKKPVSSYSKGMRQRVSMARALMNHPRLLFLDEPTSGLDPSGAVLFRKIIEEERRKGTTVFLTTHNMMDADLLCDRVAFIADGEIKALDTPKRLKEQKSCNIAEIVYTYENKRCSLSLELPRLTQAFPFPHDKIISIHTKEPTLEDIFIQYTGKGLI, via the coding sequence ATGATTGACGTGAAAGACTTGCGCTTTTCTTACAAAAAGGCCCGGGAAACGCTGCATGGCCTTACATTCTCTGTGACTGGCGGAGAAATTTTCGGATTTTTGGGACCAAATGGTTCCGGCAAATCCACAACGCAGAAGATATTAACAGGAATCCTTGGCGGTTACCATGGTAAGGTGCTGCTATTCGGACAAAAACCAAATGAAGGCCAAAAGGACTTCCGGAATGAAATTGGTGTTCTTTTTGAATTTCCATATCTTTATACTAATTTGAGCGCTCTCGATAACCTGAATTATTTTGCCTCTTTCTTTCCGGCGGATAAACGAAGAGATGCAATGGAACTTTTAGAGATGTTGGAATTCAAAAAGGATTTTTTGAAAAAACCGGTATCCTCTTATTCAAAAGGAATGAGACAGCGTGTCAGTATGGCCAGGGCTTTGATGAATCACCCCAGGCTGCTGTTTCTGGATGAACCAACCAGTGGACTTGACCCCTCAGGGGCAGTTCTGTTTCGGAAGATCATTGAGGAGGAACGCCGAAAAGGCACTACGGTCTTTCTGACCACCCATAATATGATGGACGCTGACCTGCTATGTGACAGGGTGGCTTTTATTGCCGACGGTGAGATCAAAGCGCTGGACACACCTAAAAGGTTGAAAGAGCAAAAGAGCTGCAATATAGCGGAAATCGTATATACCTATGAAAACAAACGCTGTTCTCTCAGTCTTGAACTGCCCCGGCTGACCCAGGCTTTTCCATTTCCCCATGATAAGATCATAAGTATCCATACAAAAGAACCCACTTTAGAGGACATCTTTATCCAATATACAGGAAAGGGGCTGATATAA